A single genomic interval of Spinacia oleracea cultivar Varoflay chromosome 6, BTI_SOV_V1, whole genome shotgun sequence harbors:
- the LOC110790272 gene encoding uncharacterized protein, whose amino-acid sequence MGSKRERDEQTDGEVKRQKVEEEEVDSPKTKAFENPLLPLASYNDDDEEERRREAIRRRDDKANGKEEAVVDGSVNEVVGGDDEDDEDEEDFGFHQAKRNRAVEVRRDCPYLDTVNRQALDFDFEKFCSISLTNLNVYACLVCGKYYQGRGPKSHAYTHSLEAGHHIFINLKTEKVFCLPDGYEINDPSLDDIRHVLNPRFSREQVEQLDRSKLWARALDGSDYLPGLVGLNNIKETDFLNVTIQALMRVTPLRNFFLIPENYQHCKAPLVHRFGELTRKIWHARNFKGQVSPHEFLQAVMKASNKEFKIGAQSDPLVFLTWLLRTLHKALKKKNTSIIHQCFQGELEVVKEMQSKGTERRESGDDQNGGSENPNVVRETSKMPFLMLPLDLPPPPLFKDVMEKNIIPQVPLFNIMKKFDGETITEVVRPQIARMRYRVTKLPPYIIMHMQRFTKNNFFVEKNPTLVNFPVKNLELKDYIPLPTPEDDEKSRSKYDLISNIVHDGKPSEGSYRVFVQRKSEEQWYEVQDLHVSETLPQMVALSEAYIQVYELQDQH is encoded by the exons ATGGGaagtaagagagagagagatgagCAGACGGATGGCGAGGTAAAGAGGCAGAAGGTGGAAGAAGAAGAGGTGGACTCGCCGAAAACCAAAGCTTTTGAGAACCCGCTTCTTCCACTAGCTTCATACAACGACGACGATGAGGAGGAGAGGAGGAGGGAGGCGATTCGAAGGCGTGATGATAAGGCGAACGGCAAGGAAGAAGCAGTGGTTGATGGCAGTGTGAATGAGGTTGTTGGTGGTGATGATGAggatgatgaagatgaggagGATTTCGGGTTTCATCAAGCAAAGCGCAATAGGGCCGTAGAGGTCAGGAGGGATTGCCCTTACCTTGATACTGTTAACAGACAG GCtttagattttgattttgaaaagtttTGCTCAATCTCTTTAACGAACTTGAATGTATATGCATGTCTGGTGTGTGGTAAGTATTACCAAGGAAGGGGCCCCAAGTCTCATGCATATACTCATAGCCTGGAGGCGGGACATCATATCTTCATAAATTTAAAGACTGAGAAGGTTTTTTGCCTTCCTGACGGATATGAGATCAATGACCCATCTTTAGATGACATCCGTCATGTTCTAAATCCCAG GTTTTCCAGAGAACAAGTTGAACAGCTAGATAGAAGCAAGCTGTGGGCAAGAGCTCTTGATGGCTCTGATTATCTCCCTGGACTG GTAGGACTTAATAACATCAAGGAGACTGATTTTTTGAATGTTACAATTCAAGCACTTATGCGAGTTACACCCTTGAGGAACTTTTTCCTGATCCCAGAGAACTACCAACATTGTAAAGCTCCCCTGGTTCATCGTTTTGGGGAGCTCACTCGTAAAATCTGGCATGCAAGAAATTTTAAGGGACAG GTGAGCCCCCATGAATTTTTGCAGGCTGTGATGAAAGCGAGTAACAAAGAGTTTAAAATAGGTGCTCAATCTgacccacttgtttttctgacATGGCTCCTTCGTACCCTTCACAAAGCACTCAAAAAGAAAAACACGAGTATCATTCATCAGTGCTTCCAG GGAGAACTGGAGGTTGTGAAAGAGATGCAGAGTAAAGGTACTGAGAGAAGAGAAAGTGGGGATGATCAGAATGGTGGATCCGAAAACCCTAATGTTGTCAGAGAAACTTCCAAAATGCCATTTCTAATGCTACCCCTTGATTTGCCGCCTCCGCCACTGTTTAAAGACGTGATGGAAAAAAATATTATCCCTCAG GTTCCACTTTTCAACATAATGAAGAAGTTTGACGGGGAGACCATAACAGAAGTCGTGCGTCCTCAAATAGCTAGGATGCGATATCGTGTAACCAAACTGCCACCTTACATTATTATGCACATGCAGCGTTTCACGAAGAACAACTTCTTTGTTGAGAAGAATCCCACCCTTG TTAATTTTCCTGTGAAAAATCTCGAGCTGAAGGATTATATCCCTTTGCCCACACCAGAAGATGATGAAAAATCTCGTTCAAAATACGATTTAATCTCAAACATTGTCCATGATGGCAAACCCAGTGAAGGGTCGTACAGAGTCTTCGTTCAAAGGAAGTCAGAGGAACAATG GTATGAGGTGCAGGACTTGCATGTTTCGGAGACACTTCCCCAGATGGTTGCTCTTTCGGAGGCCTACATTCAAGTGTATGAGCTACAAGACCAACATTGA
- the LOC110790273 gene encoding probable auxin efflux carrier component 1c, with protein MITLLDFYHVMTAMVPLYVAMILAYGSVKWWKIFSPDQCSGINRFVALFAVPLLSFHFISSNNPYQMNMRFIAADTLQKVIVLVALAIWSRVSKRGSLEWTITLFSLSTLPNTLVMGIPLLKGMYGEFSGSLMVQIVVLQSIIWYTMMLFLFEYRAAKMLISEQFPDTAASIVSIHVDSDVVSLDGRQVLETEAEIKEDGKLHVTVRRSNASRSDIYSRRSHGFSSTTPRLSNLTNAEIYSLQSSRNPTPRGSSFNHSDFYSMVGGGGGGGGGSGGGRRSNFGAGDVYELGLTTSRGPTPRPSNFEEDIVGNNSNNRPQPKYAQYPAPNPEMFSPTKKDGSVKSTSIGTTTTTTNNNNNNSNNNSNSNVAATTTKKVKGGEEAGDKDLHMFVWSSSASPVSDVFGGHHDHDQSIKEVRMNVSPGKGKGGRDNNQEEYLNGDEFTFGNRGLEGEMKEHQHQGGKVDDGKPKTLPPASVMTRLILIMVWRKLIRNPNTYSSLIGLTWSLVSFRWHIEMPAIIAKSISILSDAGLGMAMFSLGLFMALQPRMVACGNSIATFSMGVRFLTGPTVMAAASIVVGLRGNLLHVAIVQAALSQGIVPFVFAKEYNVHPDILSTGVIFGMLIALPITLIYYILLGL; from the exons ATGATCACTTTGTTGGATTTTTACCACGTAATGACGGCCATGGTGCCGCTTTACGTGGCAATGATCCTCGCTTACGGTTCCGTTAAATGGTGGAAAATCTTCAGCCCTGATCAGTGTTCCGGGATTAACCGGTTCGTTGCTTTATTCGCGGTTCCCCTTCTTTCCTTCCACTTCATTTCCAGCAACAACCCGTACCAAATGAACATGAGGTTCATCGCGGCAGACACTCTCCAGAAGGTCATCGTTCTGGTGGCGTTAGCGATCTGGAGTAGAGTAAGCAAGCGGGGTTCCCTCGAGTGGACGATCACTctgttttctctctccactCTGCCGAACACCCTCGTTATGGGTATCCCTTTATTGAAAGGGATGTACGGGGAGTTTTCCGGTAGCCTAATGGTACAAATTGTTGTCCTACAAAGTATCATTTGGTACACAATGATGCTTTTCTTGTTCGAGTATCGAGCTGCCAAGATGCTTATTTCCGAGCAGTTCCCAGACACCGCCGCCTCCATTGTGTCCATCCATGTCGACTCCGATGTGGTGTCGTTAGACGGGCGGCAGGTGTTGGAGACGGAGGCGGAGATTAAAGAGGACGGGAAGTTACATGTGACCGTACGAAGGTCGAATGCCTCACGATCGGATATTTACTCTAGGAGGTCTCATGGTTTTTCTTCGACTACTCCTCGGCTGTCGAACTTAACCAATGCGGAGATTTACTCTCTTCAGTCGTCGAGAAACCCAACCCCTCGTGGGTCGAGTTTTAACCACTCTGACTTCTACTCGATGGTAGGCGGTGGtggcggaggtggtggtggtagtGGAGGAGGAAGGAGATCAAACTTTGGTGCTGGGGATGTTTATGAGTTGGGATTGACCACATCTAGGGGTCCCACTCCAAGACCCTCTAACTTTGAGGAGGATATTGTAGGAAATAATAGTAACAATAGGCCACAACCGAAGTATGCGCAATATCCTGCGCCTAACCCTGAAATGTTTTCTCCTACTAAAAAAGATGGTAGTGTTAAATCAACATCAATCGGTACTACTACTACGACGacgaacaacaacaataacaatagtaataataatagtaatagtaatgtTGCGGCAACAACGACGAAGAAGGTTAAGGGAGGAGAAGAAGCTGGGGATAAGGATCTACACATGTTTGTATGGAGCTCAAGTGCTTCACCAGTATCGGATGTATTCGGTGGGCATCATGATCATGATCAGAGCATAAAGGAAGTTCGGATGAATGTGTCCCCCGGTAAAG GTAAGGGTGGAAGAGATAATAATCAAGAAGAGTACTTGAATGGAGATGAATTTACCTTTGGAAATAGAGGATTAGAAGGAGAAATGAAAGAACATCAACATCAAGGTGGGAAAGTGGACGATGGAAAGCCCAAAACATTGCCACCAGCTAGCGTTATGACAAGACTCATACTCATCATGGTTTGGAGGAAACTCATTCGAAACCCTAACACTTATTCAAGTTTAATTGGCCTTACTTGGTCTTTGGTCTCATTTAG GTGGCACATAGAGATGCCGGCCATTATAGCAAAGTCGATATCGATATTGTCCGACGCAGGTTTGGGCATGGCCATGTTCAGTCTAG GGTTGTTCATGGCATTGCAACCAAGGATGGTAGCATGTGGAAATTCGATAGCAACATTCTCAATGGGAGTAAGATTCCTAACAGGCCCAACTGTCATGGCTGCTGCTTCTATTGTTGTTGGCCTCCGCGGCAATCTTTTACATGTTGCCATTGTCCAG GCAGCACTGTCACAAGGAATAGTTCCGTTTGTGTTCGCGAAAGAATATAATGTACATCCTGACATTCTAAGCACGGG AGTCATATTTGGAATGCTAATCGCGCTACCTATTACACTCATCTACTACATTTTGTTGGGTCTATAG